The proteins below are encoded in one region of Belonocnema kinseyi isolate 2016_QV_RU_SX_M_011 chromosome 1, B_treatae_v1, whole genome shotgun sequence:
- the LOC117175165 gene encoding uncharacterized protein LOC117175165, whose amino-acid sequence MKLPLSALCAISAFLVIKADEEVPLPPEFRRCNRNAADFSLCARQAIEEAWPTLVKGIPELGIPQLDPFVVNSLEQEFHSGVLRGKMIVKNARVYGAAGHKFKSVKLHLNGDRFNMEMDVTVPKILTEGDYMGDGYISAFKIGGKGQFNVTMEGIKTYFNIEGRVENDRWVVEHFKVFPEISNMHIWFSDLFNGNKDLNKAALIFCNEYWPVLYRGMLPYISPYMDNYMTDFANRVFSKISFSNMFPSEK is encoded by the exons ATGAAACTACCACTCTCCGCGCTTTGTGCCATCAgtgcatttttagttataaaagcTGATGAAGAAGTGCCCCTGC CTCCTGAGTTCAGGCGCTGTAATAGGAATGCCGCAGATTTCTCTTTATGTGCGAGGCAAGCCATTGAGGAAGCATGGCCGACTCTTGTTAAAG gaATTCCTGAACTTGGGATTCCACAATTGGATCCCTTTGTGGTCAACTCACTAGAACAGGAATTTCATAGCGGCGTCTTACGTGGAAAGATGATAGTGAAAAATGCAAGGGTTTATGGTGCTGCAGGTCATAAATTCAAGTCAGTGAAGCTTCATCTTAATGGAGATCGATTCAATATGGAAATGGATGTGACAGTGCCAAAAATTCTAACCGAGGGTGACTACATGGGAGATGGATATATCAGTGCTTTTAAGATAGGTGGAAAGG GGCAATTTAATGTTACCATGGAAGGAATCAAGACGTATTTTAACATCGAAGGACGTGTAGAGAATGACAGATGGGTCGTTGAACATTTCAAAGTTTTCCCTGAAATTTCGAATATGCACATCTGGTTTAGTGACCTTTTCAACGGAAATAAAGACCTCA ATAAAGCAGCCCTCATTTTCTGCAACGAGTACTGGCCTGTTCTCTATCGAGGAATGTTACCTTACATATCGCCATACATGGACAACTACATGACGGACTTCGCCAACCGTGTTTTCTCAAAAATCTCGTTTTCAAATATGTTTCCTAGTGAAAAATAG